From Streptosporangium album, the proteins below share one genomic window:
- a CDS encoding DUF7059 domain-containing protein, with product MNDLPDRLGELLLDAGYTIDGVRERLGEVAATALSREETVPALRATRDGDLLGALIRLWWLGVPVEAPAGLPVADLAAAGLVAAEGGQIISTVHLQPWETGGYVVSDRKVRPGDPALREDHVVGAGGASANLAQLVSRRPVERALDLGTGCGVQVLHLADRAREIVATDVNPRALELARLSWALSGVQGVDARQGSLFDPVDGDRFDLIVSNPPFVISPGGRFTYRESGFEADGFCRDLVRLAPRFLAPGGTCQLLANWLHVGGEDWQDRVGGWLTGTGCDGWVVQRDVQDPAEYVELWLRDAAEQGTPRYRELYDDWLGWFASMNITGVGFGWITMHDSGSLDPVVRVEEFGQRVELPVGGYVDEVLGSIAEAHRLTDAELLGARLALAGGVLEERVGPPGAEDPSRITLRQTGGLRRSARVGTVEAALAGVCDGDYPLDPLLAAIAELTGEDPDDLRAKAPEGLRPLIAEGFFHISTG from the coding sequence GTGAACGATCTGCCTGACCGGCTCGGAGAGTTGTTGCTCGACGCCGGCTACACCATCGACGGTGTCCGCGAGCGCCTCGGCGAGGTCGCCGCCACCGCGCTCTCGCGCGAGGAGACGGTGCCCGCCCTGCGCGCCACCCGTGACGGAGACCTCCTCGGCGCGCTCATCCGGCTCTGGTGGCTCGGGGTCCCGGTGGAGGCGCCCGCCGGACTCCCGGTGGCCGATCTGGCCGCCGCGGGCCTGGTGGCCGCGGAGGGCGGCCAGATCATCTCCACGGTCCACCTGCAGCCCTGGGAGACCGGCGGCTACGTCGTCTCCGACCGCAAGGTCAGGCCCGGCGACCCGGCTCTCCGTGAGGATCACGTCGTCGGGGCCGGAGGGGCCTCGGCGAACCTGGCCCAATTGGTCTCCCGCCGCCCGGTGGAGCGAGCCCTCGATCTCGGCACCGGGTGCGGGGTCCAGGTGCTCCATCTGGCCGATCGGGCCCGCGAGATCGTCGCCACCGACGTCAACCCCCGGGCGCTGGAGCTGGCCCGGCTGAGCTGGGCGCTGTCCGGCGTCCAGGGGGTGGACGCCCGGCAGGGCTCCCTGTTCGACCCTGTCGACGGCGACCGTTTCGACCTGATCGTCTCCAATCCGCCGTTCGTGATCTCTCCCGGCGGCCGGTTCACCTATCGGGAGTCGGGGTTCGAGGCCGACGGCTTCTGCCGCGACCTCGTACGGCTGGCCCCCCGTTTCCTCGCTCCTGGCGGCACCTGCCAGCTCCTGGCCAACTGGCTGCATGTCGGCGGCGAGGACTGGCAGGACAGGGTGGGCGGATGGCTGACCGGGACCGGCTGCGACGGCTGGGTGGTCCAGCGGGACGTGCAGGACCCGGCCGAGTACGTGGAGCTGTGGCTGAGGGACGCCGCGGAACAGGGCACCCCCCGGTATCGCGAGCTCTATGACGACTGGCTCGGCTGGTTCGCGTCCATGAACATCACCGGGGTGGGCTTCGGCTGGATCACCATGCACGACTCGGGCAGTCTCGACCCCGTCGTCCGGGTGGAGGAGTTCGGCCAGCGGGTGGAGCTCCCGGTCGGCGGATATGTGGACGAGGTGCTCGGCTCCATCGCCGAGGCGCACCGGCTGACCGACGCGGAGCTGCTGGGCGCCCGGCTGGCGCTCGCGGGCGGCGTGCTGGAGGAGCGTGTCGGGCCGCCCGGGGCCGAGGACCCGTCGAGGATCACGCTCAGGCAGACCGGGGGACTGCGCCGCAGCGCGCGGGTGGGGACCGTGGAAGCGGCTCTCGCCGGGGTCTGCGACGGCGACTATCCACTGGACCCGCTGCTCGCCGCGATCGCGGAGCTCACCGGAGAGGACCCCGATGACCTGCGGGCGAAGGCACCCGAAGGGCTCCGTCCGTTGATCGCCGAAGGGTTTTTCCACATATCCACAGGGTGA
- a CDS encoding AfsR/SARP family transcriptional regulator, with product MAVQGSEDGLRFAVLGPVQAWRDGTELDLGTPLQRSVLAMLLLRESRAVTPDEMIDAVWGEDAPPRALGALRTYVSRLRAVLEPGRSPRTRPELLTSVGRGYALHLNGAALDLAFFDRGVQEAETARRAGDLAGAAESLRASLALCTGEPLAGAVGPYAEHQRDRLVERRLSVLETLMDLDLEIGRHADVVSELIVLTADHPLRERLRAQLMLAYYRCGRQADALAAFADTRAALIDELGIEPGPDLAALHQRILTGDPSLTPAPVPVPRADPVRLAPAEAPGPAREAEITEPAIPELPRPAQLPAAVNDFTGRRQIVARLCTLLAAEGGGDGVPVAAISGIGGVGKTTLAVHVAHTLDDLFPDGQLYADLRGYGEDPTAPESVLGAFLRALGLPADVIPDGLAERSALFRSLLADRRMLVLLDNARDAEQVGHLLPGSTGCAAIVTSRGKLSDLAAARLVDLDVMEPDEALTLFGTVAGADRVTAERAAAMDAVAACGFLPLAVRIVAARLAARPSWTVASLVTRLADERRRLDEMRVGNLAVEATFALGYGQLGPAQARAFRLLSLPGGPNISIGAAAALLALDPMDTEDVLESLVDASLLEAPAPGRYRFHDLLKLFARRTAERSEQDARQAGSAGAGGEGASALRRLLDFYLASARSAHRLAYEGSTVADQLTVTVPGHAFTSADEAVTWLSVEAESMFASIVQAGGAEDAESLLPGANLLLAMEPLLESGSHAREFDQRSREVLAAARRVGDPSSELRSRYVLGRVLFGANLLAEAEEEFRASLELAAGGDRIVTGEAMNALAVVAGRRRRHVEALAWFDSARKAFREVGARGGEALTLSYSARDHLFLGQQEEAISAAEQGLALFIEMGSSAGTARARYHLGMILSRVGRLNEAVHHHAECLAFFRASKQRVWEQRVCSRLAETFITAGRFSDATRHAEQALAVSREIGHPYGEALSLWVLGRALAGLGSTDRGHDCFERAHDIFVRLGAPEAADLRALLDRDSVGN from the coding sequence ATGGCTGTTCAGGGCAGCGAAGACGGATTGCGCTTCGCCGTGCTCGGCCCTGTCCAGGCCTGGCGTGACGGTACCGAGCTCGATCTGGGCACCCCGTTACAACGCTCCGTCCTGGCGATGCTGCTCCTGCGCGAGAGCCGGGCGGTGACTCCAGACGAGATGATCGACGCCGTCTGGGGAGAGGATGCCCCGCCCCGTGCGCTCGGTGCGCTGCGCACCTACGTCTCCCGGCTGCGGGCCGTACTGGAGCCCGGCAGGTCGCCTCGCACCCGTCCCGAGCTGCTCACCTCGGTGGGCCGCGGTTACGCGCTGCACCTGAACGGCGCAGCCCTCGACCTGGCCTTCTTCGACCGGGGCGTCCAGGAAGCCGAGACCGCCCGCCGTGCCGGGGACCTCGCCGGGGCCGCCGAGAGCCTGCGCGCGAGCCTGGCGCTGTGCACGGGCGAGCCGCTGGCCGGCGCCGTCGGCCCCTATGCCGAGCACCAGCGTGACCGGCTCGTCGAGCGCCGGTTGAGCGTGCTCGAAACCCTGATGGACCTGGACCTGGAGATCGGCCGGCACGCCGACGTCGTCTCCGAGCTGATCGTGCTGACCGCCGACCACCCGCTCCGCGAGCGGCTCCGCGCCCAGCTGATGCTGGCCTACTACCGGTGCGGACGGCAGGCGGACGCGCTGGCGGCCTTCGCCGACACCCGCGCCGCGCTGATCGACGAGCTCGGCATCGAGCCGGGCCCTGATCTGGCCGCCCTGCACCAGCGCATCCTCACCGGCGACCCGAGCCTCACGCCCGCCCCCGTTCCCGTTCCCCGCGCCGATCCGGTACGGCTCGCACCCGCCGAGGCCCCCGGACCGGCCCGTGAAGCGGAGATCACCGAGCCCGCGATTCCCGAACTGCCGCGCCCGGCGCAGCTCCCCGCCGCCGTGAACGACTTCACCGGGCGCCGCCAGATCGTCGCCCGGCTGTGCACCCTGCTGGCCGCCGAGGGCGGCGGCGACGGCGTGCCGGTGGCCGCCATCTCCGGCATCGGCGGAGTCGGCAAGACGACGCTCGCGGTGCACGTCGCCCACACCCTGGACGACCTGTTCCCCGACGGCCAGCTCTATGCCGACCTGCGTGGATACGGCGAGGATCCGACCGCGCCCGAGTCGGTGCTGGGCGCGTTCCTCCGCGCTCTCGGCCTGCCCGCGGACGTCATCCCGGACGGTCTGGCCGAGCGGTCGGCGCTGTTCCGCTCGCTCCTGGCCGACCGGCGGATGCTCGTGCTGCTCGACAACGCCCGGGACGCCGAGCAGGTCGGCCACCTGCTGCCCGGCTCGACCGGCTGCGCGGCGATCGTGACCAGCCGCGGCAAGCTCTCCGACCTGGCCGCGGCCCGGCTGGTCGACCTGGACGTCATGGAGCCGGACGAGGCGCTGACCCTGTTCGGCACGGTCGCCGGCGCCGACCGGGTGACGGCGGAGCGTGCCGCCGCCATGGACGCCGTGGCCGCCTGCGGTTTCCTGCCGCTCGCGGTGCGGATCGTGGCCGCCCGGCTGGCCGCCCGGCCTTCCTGGACTGTCGCCTCGCTGGTGACCCGGCTGGCCGACGAGCGCCGCCGCCTGGACGAGATGCGCGTGGGCAACCTCGCGGTGGAGGCGACCTTCGCCCTCGGCTACGGCCAGCTCGGCCCCGCACAGGCCCGGGCGTTCCGGCTGCTCTCCCTGCCCGGCGGCCCGAACATCTCGATCGGGGCCGCCGCCGCGCTGCTCGCGCTGGACCCGATGGACACCGAGGACGTTCTGGAGTCCCTCGTGGACGCCAGCCTGCTGGAGGCCCCCGCCCCCGGCCGCTACCGCTTCCACGACCTGCTCAAGCTCTTCGCCCGCCGTACCGCGGAACGGTCCGAACAGGACGCGCGGCAGGCCGGGTCCGCAGGTGCGGGCGGGGAGGGCGCATCCGCGCTGCGCCGGCTGCTCGACTTCTATCTGGCCTCCGCGAGGTCGGCGCACCGGCTCGCCTACGAAGGCAGCACGGTCGCCGACCAGCTCACGGTGACCGTGCCCGGCCACGCGTTCACCTCCGCCGACGAGGCCGTGACCTGGCTGTCGGTCGAGGCCGAGTCGATGTTCGCGTCGATCGTCCAGGCGGGCGGCGCCGAGGACGCCGAGAGCCTGCTGCCCGGAGCCAACCTGCTGCTCGCCATGGAGCCGCTGCTGGAATCGGGGAGCCACGCCCGCGAGTTCGACCAGCGGAGCCGGGAGGTGCTGGCCGCGGCCCGCCGGGTCGGCGACCCCTCCAGCGAACTGCGCAGCCGCTACGTGCTCGGCCGGGTGCTGTTCGGCGCCAACCTGCTGGCCGAGGCGGAAGAGGAGTTCCGGGCGTCGCTGGAGCTGGCCGCCGGGGGCGACCGGATCGTCACCGGGGAGGCGATGAACGCGCTGGCCGTCGTGGCCGGGCGCCGGCGCCGCCACGTTGAGGCGCTGGCCTGGTTCGACTCGGCGCGCAAGGCGTTCAGGGAGGTCGGTGCGCGGGGCGGCGAGGCGCTGACGCTCAGCTACTCCGCCCGTGACCACCTGTTCCTGGGGCAGCAGGAGGAGGCGATCTCCGCCGCCGAGCAGGGGCTGGCCCTCTTCATCGAGATGGGCTCCAGCGCGGGCACCGCCCGTGCCCGCTATCACCTGGGCATGATCCTGTCGCGGGTCGGGCGGCTCAACGAGGCGGTCCACCACCACGCGGAGTGCCTGGCCTTCTTCCGGGCCAGCAAGCAGCGGGTCTGGGAGCAGCGGGTCTGTTCCCGGTTGGCCGAGACGTTCATCACCGCCGGCCGGTTCTCCGACGCGACGCGCCATGCGGAGCAGGCCCTGGCGGTCAGCCGGGAGATCGGCCATCCGTACGGCGAGGCACTGTCCCTGTGGGTGCTAGGCAGAGCGCTCGCCGGCCTCGGCAGCACGGACCGCGGGCACGACTGTTTCGAGCGCGCCCATGACATCTTCGTCAGGCTCGGCGCCCCCGAGGCCGCGGACCTGCGCGCCCTGCTCGACCGTGACTCCGTCGGCAACTGA
- a CDS encoding LysR family transcriptional regulator, with protein MLDLRRLVLICEFARRGSIAATALSLGYSPSAVSQQLAALEREAGAVLLDRTARSAELTDAGRRLVEHAERILSMVETAESDLSAQAATPSGRVTVTAFPTAAVAFAPALARTLRRHTGLTLRMGQGRSGRGMREVQSGEVDIALVDDWYGRVRPSDTMRVFPLLHDPLVLVVPRKHRLASPDEPVDLRELRDEPWMATPDGEPSRLAVDRLLADVGGAQPVPWEFEGLGTILGLVAKGIGIAAVPALALASGVRGIVVREFPGVPVGRDVHAVARASSVHRPAVSVTLRAVHVAARLLAADLAAIQLAAR; from the coding sequence ATGCTCGATTTAAGGCGTTTGGTGTTGATCTGCGAGTTTGCTCGCCGGGGGAGCATCGCGGCGACCGCCCTCTCCCTCGGCTACAGTCCCTCGGCGGTCTCCCAGCAGCTGGCGGCACTGGAACGGGAGGCCGGAGCCGTGCTGCTCGACCGGACCGCCCGCAGCGCCGAGCTGACCGACGCCGGTCGTCGTCTGGTCGAGCACGCCGAGCGGATCCTGTCCATGGTCGAGACCGCCGAGTCCGATCTCTCCGCCCAGGCGGCGACCCCCTCCGGCCGGGTCACCGTCACCGCCTTCCCGACCGCCGCGGTGGCCTTCGCGCCCGCGCTGGCCCGGACGCTGCGCCGCCACACCGGGCTGACTCTGCGGATGGGGCAGGGGCGCTCCGGGCGGGGGATGCGCGAGGTCCAGTCGGGCGAGGTGGACATCGCCCTGGTGGACGACTGGTACGGCCGGGTGCGCCCGTCCGACACGATGCGGGTCTTCCCGCTGTTGCACGACCCGCTGGTGCTCGTGGTGCCGCGCAAGCACCGGCTCGCCTCCCCGGACGAGCCCGTGGACCTGCGGGAGCTCCGCGACGAGCCGTGGATGGCCACCCCGGACGGCGAGCCCTCCCGGCTGGCCGTGGACCGCCTGCTGGCCGACGTCGGCGGCGCCCAGCCGGTGCCGTGGGAGTTCGAGGGCCTGGGCACCATCCTCGGCCTGGTCGCCAAGGGCATCGGCATCGCGGCCGTCCCCGCCCTGGCCCTGGCCTCCGGGGTCCGCGGCATCGTCGTCCGCGAGTTTCCCGGTGTCCCGGTCGGCCGCGACGTTCACGCGGTCGCCCGTGCCTCCAGCGTCCACCGCCCCGCCGTGTCCGTCACCCTGCGCGCCGTGCACGTCGCCGCCCGCCTCCTCGCCGCCGACCTGGCGGCGATCCAGCTCGCCGCCCGGTGA
- a CDS encoding TetR/AcrR family transcriptional regulator — MKSAKNGRDGRTRIIEGALRRFSQDGVSATTLASLREESGVSVGSFYHHFASKEHVFGVLYADTLQMYQEAFLAELRRHEGAREGIEAIVAMHMAWSGENRERAHLLISERPPKRDEPGGTEVSDSRRAFFKQVSEWWRPHMKNGLLQPVHPTMCYVLWLGPATEMCRLWFAGAHQPTDEEVAGLCEAAWQSLRQQPA; from the coding sequence GTGAAGAGTGCCAAGAACGGACGTGACGGCCGCACCCGGATCATCGAGGGTGCCCTGCGCCGATTCAGTCAGGACGGTGTCTCGGCCACCACGCTCGCCAGCCTCCGCGAGGAGAGCGGTGTCAGCGTCGGGAGCTTCTACCACCACTTCGCCAGCAAGGAGCACGTCTTCGGCGTGCTCTATGCCGACACCCTCCAGATGTACCAGGAGGCCTTCCTCGCCGAACTCCGGCGCCACGAGGGGGCGAGGGAGGGCATCGAGGCCATCGTCGCGATGCACATGGCCTGGAGCGGCGAGAACCGTGAGCGGGCGCACCTGCTGATCAGTGAGCGTCCCCCCAAGCGCGACGAACCGGGCGGCACCGAGGTGTCGGACTCGCGCAGGGCGTTCTTCAAGCAGGTCTCCGAGTGGTGGCGGCCCCACATGAAGAACGGCCTGCTCCAGCCCGTCCACCCGACCATGTGTTACGTGCTCTGGCTGGGCCCGGCCACCGAGATGTGTCGACTGTGGTTCGCCGGGGCCCATCAGCCCACCGATGAGGAGGTGGCGGGCCTCTGTGAGGCCGCCTGGCAGAGCCTGCGCCAGCAGCCGGCCTGA
- a CDS encoding ribonuclease HII, producing the protein MPPSYALERLLSAGGTKLVAGVDEVGRGAWAGPVAVCAVVTDLSEPPAGLTDSKMLSPARRTGMVAQITGWAAGIGYGEASHEEIDALGMTEALRRAARRALAELPAEPDAVILDGKHDYLGAPWPVRCEIKGDLSCVSVAAASVIAKVRRDAYMASLGFEEYGFADNAGYPSPVHQAALASLGPTEHHRLSWSYLDDLPRWRHLKRHRNPLAGEGQLGLFG; encoded by the coding sequence GTGCCTCCCTCCTACGCGCTTGAGCGACTGCTGTCGGCCGGCGGGACGAAACTGGTGGCCGGTGTCGACGAGGTCGGCCGGGGCGCCTGGGCCGGGCCGGTGGCGGTCTGCGCGGTCGTCACGGACCTGTCGGAGCCGCCCGCCGGGCTGACCGACTCCAAGATGCTCAGCCCCGCCCGCCGTACCGGCATGGTGGCCCAGATCACCGGCTGGGCGGCCGGGATCGGATACGGCGAGGCGTCGCACGAGGAGATCGACGCGCTCGGCATGACCGAGGCCCTGCGCCGGGCGGCCCGCCGGGCACTCGCGGAGCTCCCGGCGGAGCCCGACGCGGTCATCCTCGACGGCAAGCACGACTACCTGGGCGCCCCGTGGCCGGTCCGGTGCGAGATCAAGGGCGATCTGTCCTGTGTCTCCGTGGCCGCCGCCTCAGTGATCGCCAAGGTCCGCCGGGACGCCTACATGGCCTCCCTCGGCTTCGAGGAGTACGGCTTCGCCGACAACGCGGGCTACCCCTCCCCGGTCCACCAGGCGGCACTGGCTTCCCTCGGACCGACCGAGCACCACCGCCTGTCCTGGTCCTACCTGGACGACCTGCCCCGCTGGCGCCACCTCAAGAGACACCGCAACCCGCTCGCGGGCGAAGGCCAGCTCGGACTGTTCGGGTGA
- a CDS encoding pyridoxal phosphate-dependent aminotransferase: MNVMLSATLAANEEIERRRRAGERVLHLAFGEAGLPVHPALRERLVAASGHNGYGPVAGAAALREAAAGYWHRRGLPTDPELVVCGPGSKPLLYGLLLAIGGDIVLPMPSWVSYAAQADLVGARPLLVPAPPGEGGVPDPERVVSAVLYARSQGREVRSLLVTLPDNPTGTLAAADTIRRIVEVARELDLTIISDEIYRDLVHDTTADFLSPADLAPERTVITSGLSKSLALGGWRIGVARLPSVELRDRLLAVASEIWSSPAAPVQQAAAYAYTEPAELVERIDESRRLHGTVARAVHERFVQAGVRVDAPQGGFYLYPDFTGLAFATSAELTADLLDGHGVGVLPGHAFGDDPRALRVRVATSLLYGETAERRLAALSASDPLGLPWIAASLDHLSEALTGLEAARRVPARLRRAPLVPAPAGR, encoded by the coding sequence ATGAACGTGATGCTCTCCGCCACACTGGCGGCCAACGAGGAGATCGAGCGAAGACGGCGCGCCGGTGAGCGCGTGCTGCACCTGGCCTTCGGGGAAGCCGGTCTGCCCGTTCATCCGGCGCTACGCGAACGACTGGTCGCCGCGTCCGGGCACAACGGATACGGTCCGGTCGCCGGAGCGGCGGCGCTGCGTGAGGCGGCGGCCGGATACTGGCACCGCCGGGGCCTGCCCACCGACCCCGAGCTGGTGGTCTGCGGTCCCGGAAGCAAGCCCCTGCTCTACGGCCTGCTGCTCGCGATCGGCGGCGACATCGTGCTGCCGATGCCGAGCTGGGTCAGCTACGCCGCCCAGGCCGACCTGGTCGGAGCGCGCCCCCTGCTCGTCCCAGCACCCCCCGGCGAGGGAGGGGTGCCGGATCCCGAGCGGGTCGTCTCCGCGGTCCTGTACGCGCGATCCCAGGGCCGCGAGGTGCGCTCCCTGCTGGTCACGCTGCCCGACAACCCCACGGGCACGCTGGCCGCGGCGGACACGATCAGGCGGATCGTCGAGGTCGCCCGCGAGCTGGATCTCACGATCATCTCCGACGAGATCTACCGCGATCTCGTCCACGACACCACCGCGGACTTCCTCAGCCCGGCCGACCTGGCCCCGGAGCGCACCGTGATCACCAGCGGGCTCAGCAAGAGCCTCGCGCTCGGCGGCTGGCGGATCGGCGTCGCCCGGCTCCCTTCGGTGGAGCTGCGCGACCGGCTGCTCGCCGTGGCCAGCGAGATCTGGTCCAGTCCGGCGGCGCCCGTCCAGCAGGCGGCGGCCTACGCCTACACCGAGCCCGCCGAACTCGTCGAGCGGATCGACGAGAGCCGGCGGCTGCACGGCACGGTGGCGCGGGCCGTGCACGAGAGGTTCGTCCAGGCGGGGGTGCGGGTGGACGCGCCGCAGGGCGGCTTCTACCTCTACCCCGACTTCACCGGGCTGGCCTTCGCGACCTCCGCCGAGCTGACCGCGGACCTGCTCGACGGGCACGGTGTCGGCGTGCTCCCCGGCCATGCCTTCGGCGACGATCCCCGGGCCCTCCGGGTACGGGTGGCGACCAGCCTTCTGTACGGCGAGACGGCCGAGCGGCGACTGGCCGCGCTGAGCGCTTCCGACCCCCTCGGGCTGCCCTGGATCGCGGCCTCTCTGGATCACCTGAGCGAGGCTCTGACCGGCCTCGAAGCGGCACGGCGGGTGCCCGCCCGGCTCAGGCGCGCCCCCCTGGTCCCGGCCCCGGCCGGAAGGTGA
- a CDS encoding SCO5389 family protein encodes MSLTVSKDLLDQAKAGEVDDAAFVACVRDSLPYAWSVITELVRQRDDTGAEFADNTVPPPDEAARGQLLRCLASDSMRGALERHFGMRLAFQNCHRVAVFDPSATKAHAEFVTARSQILNQTPELVDC; translated from the coding sequence ATGTCGCTGACCGTTTCGAAGGATCTGCTCGACCAGGCGAAAGCCGGCGAGGTGGACGACGCGGCATTCGTCGCCTGCGTCCGCGACTCCCTGCCGTACGCCTGGTCGGTGATCACCGAGTTGGTCCGGCAGCGCGACGACACCGGCGCGGAGTTCGCCGACAACACCGTCCCCCCGCCGGATGAGGCCGCCCGGGGCCAACTCCTGCGCTGTCTCGCCAGCGACTCCATGCGCGGCGCCCTGGAGCGTCACTTCGGAATGAGGCTCGCCTTCCAGAACTGCCACCGGGTCGCGGTCTTCGACCCCTCCGCCACCAAGGCTCACGCCGAGTTCGTCACCGCCCGGTCCCAGATCCTCAACCAGACACCCGAGCTCGTCGACTGCTAA
- a CDS encoding LLM class flavin-dependent oxidoreductase, translating into MRIGVFLVAAKFPERSAGEVLRDTVEAVVAAEEAGFDDVWIAEHHFMSYGVCPSAATLAGVALGRTSRIGVGTAVSVLSTRHPVDLAEQAAVLDQVSGGRFTLGVGRGGPWVDLEVFGTGLARFERGFPESLDLLCAALAGDTVAADGEFFRFREVPMVPATRLRPVVACTSPQTVALAAERGLPMLLGMHIGDEEKAAMLRDYRRAAAGEEPGGHVAAVVGHVADSTAQAVRELRETLPRWLAPGLAGYVPVDGRARPRRDISEYVDFLCATHPVGSPGHCVERIRRTVEVTGLRHLILMVEGAGDQARTLGNIRRFGAEVLPRVRG; encoded by the coding sequence ATGCGTATCGGCGTCTTTCTGGTTGCGGCGAAGTTCCCGGAACGGAGCGCGGGGGAGGTGCTGCGGGACACGGTGGAGGCGGTCGTGGCCGCCGAGGAGGCGGGGTTCGACGACGTCTGGATCGCCGAGCACCACTTCATGTCGTACGGCGTGTGCCCGTCGGCGGCCACGTTGGCCGGGGTGGCGCTGGGCCGTACCTCCAGGATCGGGGTGGGCACCGCGGTGAGCGTGCTGTCCACCCGGCATCCGGTCGACCTGGCGGAGCAGGCGGCGGTCCTCGACCAGGTCTCCGGGGGGCGGTTCACGCTCGGGGTGGGCAGGGGCGGGCCGTGGGTGGACCTGGAGGTGTTCGGGACGGGGCTGGCGAGGTTCGAGCGCGGCTTCCCTGAGTCACTCGATCTGCTGTGCGCCGCGCTCGCCGGGGACACGGTCGCAGCCGACGGGGAGTTCTTCCGGTTCAGGGAGGTGCCGATGGTCCCGGCCACCAGGCTCCGCCCGGTCGTGGCGTGCACCTCACCGCAGACCGTCGCCCTCGCCGCCGAGCGGGGGCTGCCGATGCTGCTGGGCATGCACATCGGGGACGAGGAGAAGGCCGCCATGCTGCGGGACTACCGGAGGGCGGCGGCCGGGGAGGAGCCCGGCGGGCATGTGGCGGCGGTCGTGGGGCACGTGGCCGACTCGACGGCTCAGGCCGTGCGGGAGCTCCGGGAGACCCTGCCGAGGTGGCTGGCGCCGGGGCTCGCGGGCTATGTGCCGGTGGACGGCCGGGCACGACCACGGCGCGATATTTCCGAATATGTGGACTTTCTCTGTGCCACGCACCCGGTCGGCTCACCCGGCCACTGCGTCGAGAGGATCAGACGGACCGTCGAGGTCACCGGCCTGAGGCACCTGATCCTCATGGTCGAGGGTGCGGGCGACCAGGCCCGCACCCTCGGCAACATCAGGCGGTTCGGGGCGGAGGTGCTGCCCCGGGTCCGCGGTTAG
- a CDS encoding GNAT family N-acetyltransferase — protein MPAFVTLSGRSVRLEPLSLAAVDDLVAAASEDRSTYAFTRVPQGRGEMVSYVEATLAEQAEGRTMPFAIRWLHTDRVVGATRLMNLEYWQGPMPWPPGARSAVGEVPSVADIGYTWLAASAQGTGVNRESKYLMLSHAFETWQVHRITLKADVRNVRSRAAIESLGAHLDGVRRAETRGADDTVRDTAYYSILSSEWPLVRERIHARLGLVEAA, from the coding sequence ATGCCCGCTTTTGTCACCCTGTCCGGGCGCTCCGTGCGCCTGGAACCGCTCAGCCTCGCGGCCGTCGACGACCTCGTCGCCGCGGCGAGTGAAGACCGTTCTACTTACGCCTTCACTCGCGTTCCCCAAGGCCGGGGCGAGATGGTCTCCTACGTGGAGGCCACTCTGGCTGAGCAGGCGGAGGGCCGCACGATGCCCTTCGCCATCCGGTGGCTGCACACCGACCGCGTCGTCGGTGCCACCCGTCTCATGAACCTGGAGTACTGGCAGGGCCCCATGCCCTGGCCGCCGGGTGCACGCAGTGCGGTGGGCGAGGTCCCGTCCGTGGCGGACATCGGTTACACCTGGCTGGCCGCTTCGGCCCAGGGCACAGGTGTCAACCGGGAGAGCAAGTATCTGATGCTCTCCCACGCCTTCGAGACCTGGCAGGTCCACCGCATCACGCTCAAGGCTGACGTACGGAACGTACGCTCCCGGGCCGCCATCGAGTCCCTCGGCGCACACCTCGACGGTGTGCGCCGGGCCGAGACCCGAGGCGCCGACGACACGGTCCGAGATACCGCCTACTACTCGATCCTGAGTTCCGAATGGCCGCTGGTCCGAGAACGGATCCACGCGCGGCTCGGTCTGGTCGAGGCTGCGTAG